The window TTGAACATGAAACGGTCCAGCTGAGCCTCCGGAAGGGGGTAGGTGCCCTCCTGCTCAATGGGATTCTGGGTAGCCATTACGAAAAAGGGCTCGTCCAGCGTATAGCTGATGCCCGCCGCCGTTACCCGGTGCTCCTGCATGGCCTCCAGCAGAGCCGCCTGGGTCTTGGGCGGGGTACGGTTGATCTCGTCAGCTAGAATGATATTGGCAAAAATCGGCCCCCTGAAAAATTTGAACTTGCGGCCGCCAGCCTTCGTCTCCTGGATGATTTCCGTCCCGGTAATGTCCGACGGCATCAGGTCCGGAGTGAACTGTATGCGGCTGAAAGACAGATCCAGGACCTCCGCCAGGGTCTTGATGATCAGCGTCTTGGCCAGTCCCGGAACGCCCTCCAGCAGCACGTGCCCCTGGCACAGCATGGCCAGAAAGAGGTGTTCCAGGATCTCCCGCTGGCCGATGATAACATGCCCGATCTCCCTGTAAAGCTGCTTCCGGGCGCTGTTGAGTCTCTCGATGAGC of the Candidatus Neomarinimicrobiota bacterium genome contains:
- a CDS encoding AAA family ATPase, encoding MDNLQLIERLNSARKQLYREIGHVIIGQREILEHLFLAMLCQGHVLLEGVPGLAKTLIIKTLAEVLDLSFSRIQFTPDLMPSDITGTEIIQETKAGGRKFKFFRGPIFANIILADEINRTPPKTQAALLEAMQEHRVTAAGISYTLDEPFFVMATQNPIEQEGTYPLPEAQLDRFMFKLRIKYPSREEELQIVETTTGAPGAVPSKAVNRADVLAFQELIRQVPVAENVIEYAVDLVRHTRPGQDRQPEFIREWVEWGAGPRASQYLILGAKALAAMDGRPTPDVADVTILVKPVMRHRIITNFNAEAEGISTDQILDRLVESRS